A DNA window from Carnobacterium funditum DSM 5970 contains the following coding sequences:
- a CDS encoding SHOCT domain-containing protein yields MYNRFAYMGPNMNPNTNPNTSPIIAPNMFLTWLIPLVILIVIGISIYMINKNNKGNIENKENKESAIDILEKRYANGEIDEKEYLKKKKLLKNK; encoded by the coding sequence ATGTATAATCGATTTGCTTACATGGGTCCCAATATGAATCCCAATACGAATCCTAATACGAGTCCTATTATTGCCCCTAATATGTTCTTAACTTGGCTCATACCGTTAGTTATTCTAATAGTGATTGGTATATCGATATATATGATAAATAAGAATAATAAAGGAAATATAGAAAATAAAGAAAATAAAGAATCCGCAATAGATATTTTAGAGAAAAGATACGCAAATGGCGAAATTGATGAAAAAGAGTATCTTAAGAAGAAAAAGTTATTAAAGAATAAATGA
- a CDS encoding PH domain-containing protein, with product MNSERKKFHPSVMLVHFIKGIRSWLFLIFIILVNTEGTSIYQIVALSAILIWVISTSVFKYVTHTYQVTPQKIIVYKGIIKKRETDISYDRIQTIKQRQWFFFKPFKVVELLIETAGSTPGEAEASLTAVDSSLVETIEQLRKDSRTVLNKNKTTRPSSRASFTLSNNQISLYALTDMTVILIFGTVFSFLMDWVPDRFFTEIELWINNLQWILSAFIFLVGAVGIAMLSLIKNFALFYHFKAILQEDTLSVEYGLFERKIQKIPLKKIQAIKVHKQILRNLFGMSSVELVLMGGQESDGEGLASKRVLLFPLIQTKIVYKTLAEFLPNMPITEPIVQSVTKGKLWYFWRWTIVVGLPLLVGGWFIRKWLSLIILVIIIILLVYRWVKSQMQGYTIQENQILCLQQFEGLSTVQLFIAHQNVQSFTRSSTKWLMEKNIGHIQVWFKAGDSPTYVDLRFIQKVDEQFIYENFWEAAVVSE from the coding sequence ATGAATAGCGAGCGAAAAAAATTTCATCCTTCAGTTATGCTGGTTCACTTTATTAAAGGAATTCGTAGCTGGCTATTTTTAATCTTTATTATTCTAGTAAATACTGAGGGAACAAGCATTTACCAAATAGTAGCCTTAAGTGCCATCCTGATATGGGTCATATCAACCAGTGTTTTCAAGTATGTCACGCATACATACCAGGTGACACCGCAAAAAATAATTGTCTATAAAGGAATAATAAAAAAAAGAGAAACGGATATTTCTTATGATCGCATACAAACGATTAAGCAACGACAATGGTTTTTCTTTAAACCGTTTAAAGTAGTTGAACTTTTAATTGAAACGGCCGGTAGTACTCCTGGTGAAGCTGAAGCATCTTTAACAGCAGTAGATAGTTCACTGGTAGAAACCATTGAACAGCTACGGAAAGATTCACGTACTGTCCTCAATAAAAATAAAACAACTAGGCCGTCTTCAAGGGCTTCATTCACTTTATCCAACAATCAAATTTCTTTGTATGCTTTAACAGATATGACAGTCATTCTGATTTTTGGAACAGTCTTTTCCTTTCTAATGGATTGGGTTCCAGATAGATTTTTTACAGAAATAGAATTATGGATTAACAATCTGCAGTGGATCCTGAGTGCCTTTATCTTTCTGGTAGGGGCAGTAGGAATTGCTATGTTATCTTTAATAAAAAACTTTGCCTTATTTTATCATTTCAAAGCTATACTCCAAGAGGATACCTTGTCAGTTGAGTATGGGTTATTTGAAAGAAAAATTCAAAAAATACCTTTAAAAAAAATACAAGCTATTAAAGTGCATAAGCAGATTTTACGTAATTTATTTGGAATGTCTTCAGTGGAACTCGTTCTCATGGGTGGACAGGAAAGTGATGGAGAAGGACTGGCTTCAAAAAGAGTTTTATTGTTTCCACTTATTCAAACGAAAATAGTTTATAAAACATTGGCTGAATTTCTTCCTAATATGCCAATAACAGAGCCTATTGTTCAATCTGTAACCAAAGGGAAATTATGGTATTTTTGGCGTTGGACGATAGTAGTGGGGCTACCTCTACTGGTAGGTGGGTGGTTTATAAGGAAATGGTTAAGTTTGATTATACTAGTTATTATCATTATTTTACTTGTCTATCGATGGGTTAAGAGCCAAATGCAAGGGTACACCATCCAAGAGAATCAGATACTCTGCTTGCAACAGTTCGAAGGTCTTTCAACGGTTCAATTATTTATAGCACATCAAAATGTTCAATCGTTTACTCGCTCCTCAACTAAGTGGTTAATGGAAAAAAATATCGGTCATATTCAAGTGTGGTTCAAAGCAGGAGACAGCCCAACTTATGTTGACTTACGTTTTATCCAAAAAGTGGATGAACAGTTTATCTATGAAAATTTTTGGGAAGCAGCAGTAGTTAGTGAATAA
- a CDS encoding DUF302 domain-containing protein: MDIVYEERTDKSLNEAIKSLEENLKENSFGVLWQLNFKDKLAEKGLEFKDDFVVLEVCNPKQAKDVLEKNVHVGYVLPCKMVVRTEDNKTYMGMTSPETLIGLFDEPELKDIAKDVEASLKKALTASI, from the coding sequence ATGGATATTGTTTATGAGGAAAGAACAGATAAAAGTTTAAATGAAGCGATTAAATCATTAGAAGAAAATTTAAAAGAAAATAGTTTTGGAGTACTATGGCAACTTAATTTCAAGGATAAGCTTGCTGAAAAAGGTCTAGAATTCAAGGATGACTTTGTCGTCCTAGAGGTGTGTAATCCAAAACAAGCGAAAGATGTATTGGAAAAGAACGTTCATGTAGGATATGTGTTGCCGTGTAAAATGGTGGTAAGAACAGAAGATAATAAGACTTATATGGGAATGACAAGCCCTGAAACACTCATTGGCTTATTTGATGAACCAGAATTAAAAGACATTGCTAAGGATGTAGAAGCTTCTTTAAAAAAAGCTCTCACAGCTTCAATCTAG
- a CDS encoding DUF305 domain-containing protein, with protein sequence MNKSYAKFLGMIVTSGILMYGVMYLNTYELNHVYFSEMRLYMTILSTCVMAIVMLLFMLQMLKNKKANISIVLVSVLVFTGSFFLMRNQTTIDEVDYMQGMIPHHSIAILTSERADIKDPRVRKLADDIIMAQKKEIKEMEKLIEELK encoded by the coding sequence ATGAATAAAAGTTATGCTAAATTTCTGGGCATGATCGTCACGTCTGGAATACTCATGTATGGAGTGATGTATCTTAACACCTATGAGTTGAATCATGTATATTTTAGCGAAATGCGCTTGTATATGACGATATTATCAACGTGTGTTATGGCGATTGTTATGCTTTTGTTTATGCTACAAATGCTCAAAAATAAAAAAGCAAATATATCTATTGTTTTAGTCAGTGTTTTAGTGTTTACAGGTTCGTTCTTTTTGATGCGGAATCAAACCACAATAGATGAGGTAGATTACATGCAAGGAATGATTCCTCACCACTCTATTGCGATACTGACAAGTGAGAGAGCAGACATTAAGGATCCAAGAGTCAGAAAACTTGCGGATGATATTATTATGGCTCAAAAAAAAGAAATTAAAGAAATGGAAAAATTAATTGAGGAACTTAAATAA
- a CDS encoding undecaprenyl diphosphate synthase family protein codes for MKTFKRLPRHIGVIPDGNRRWATSHGMQKQDGYLHGVDPGLQLYEACLKLGVEEMTFYGFTMDNVKRPSIQARAFQKACVDSVRELQKRDADLLVMGNTDSKVFPEELKPYTTRTRFGEGKMKVNFLVNYGWDWDLNQSLQNEETLVSGNVANHIASKDISRIDLILRWGGQRRLSGFLPIQSVYSDFYVLNQYWPDYEEEQLFEALRWYQNQDITLGG; via the coding sequence ATGAAAACATTTAAGCGACTACCACGGCATATCGGGGTTATTCCAGATGGGAATCGACGCTGGGCAACGTCTCATGGGATGCAAAAGCAAGATGGATACCTGCACGGCGTTGATCCCGGACTTCAACTTTATGAGGCTTGTCTAAAATTAGGTGTGGAGGAGATGACCTTCTATGGCTTCACGATGGATAATGTGAAACGCCCATCCATTCAAGCTCGTGCTTTTCAAAAGGCTTGTGTGGACTCTGTTCGAGAACTACAAAAACGCGATGCTGACTTGCTAGTTATGGGGAATACTGACTCTAAGGTTTTTCCTGAAGAACTAAAGCCTTATACGACCCGAACACGTTTTGGTGAAGGGAAGATGAAAGTGAATTTCCTTGTTAACTATGGGTGGGATTGGGATTTGAATCAGTCTTTGCAAAATGAGGAAACCCTTGTTAGCGGAAATGTGGCGAATCATATTGCTTCTAAGGATATCTCGCGTATCGATTTAATCCTACGTTGGGGAGGCCAGCGTCGCCTGAGCGGATTTTTACCGATTCAATCCGTCTATTCCGACTTTTATGTGCTGAACCAATACTGGCCAGATTACGAAGAAGAGCAACTATTTGAAGCGCTCCGTTGGTACCAAAACCAGGATATTACTCTAGGCGGGTGA
- a CDS encoding DUF1576 domain-containing protein, which translates to MMMTPEEKKSYPQLSETKLFFFFTLFALLFGVLAFFFNSPQEIWDGFWVIMSSPATLLTDYIELANAGAAFLNVSIMTLETLLIVRLCKAKITGPVIAGILIITGFSFFGKNFYNSLPIIIGAFSFAKVTRIPLEKSLLAALFGTALSPLVSELTFGEGLPLSAGIFLGSLSGFIVGFLLPPLAHHVISFTKGFSLYNIGFVCGLIGTVFTSIMRNFGRRVESVSILASGYNLPFSIFLFSLFIGLVLVGLIVNKGTLKGLKEILSSSGQLSTDYIEIGGVGATFFNMGLLGILSTLYMLLLGGELNGPVLGGIFCIVGFGAFGKNIKTVIAPMMGATLMAYFTLFEIQDTKILIAILFVTTLSPIAGHYGAVAGFIAGALHLTLVVNIGFLQGGINLYNNGFAAGLVAAILVPFLEALNYHKAGHELLEKEVDPADEVKLNQ; encoded by the coding sequence ATGATGATGACCCCAGAAGAAAAAAAGAGTTATCCCCAATTATCCGAAACCAAGCTGTTCTTCTTCTTCACTCTATTTGCCTTATTATTTGGTGTGTTAGCTTTTTTTTTTAATTCTCCACAAGAAATATGGGATGGTTTCTGGGTTATTATGAGTTCGCCAGCAACTTTATTGACCGACTACATTGAACTCGCTAATGCAGGAGCTGCTTTTTTGAATGTCTCCATTATGACGTTAGAAACACTACTCATTGTTCGATTGTGTAAAGCAAAAATTACTGGTCCTGTTATTGCAGGAATACTCATCATTACTGGCTTCTCTTTCTTCGGTAAAAACTTCTATAACTCCTTACCAATCATCATAGGTGCTTTCAGTTTTGCAAAAGTCACTCGTATCCCTTTAGAGAAGTCGCTACTCGCTGCTCTTTTTGGAACAGCACTGAGCCCATTAGTAAGTGAACTTACTTTTGGAGAAGGTCTTCCCCTTTCTGCCGGTATTTTTTTAGGCAGCTTATCCGGGTTTATCGTCGGCTTTCTATTGCCTCCACTCGCACATCATGTTATTAGCTTTACAAAGGGCTTCAGTCTATACAATATCGGATTCGTTTGTGGATTGATTGGAACTGTATTTACTTCTATTATGAGAAATTTCGGTCGTCGGGTAGAGAGCGTTTCTATTCTAGCCAGTGGTTACAACCTTCCTTTCTCTATTTTTTTATTTTCTCTTTTTATAGGTCTAGTTCTGGTGGGTCTTATAGTGAACAAAGGAACTTTGAAAGGGCTAAAAGAAATTCTTAGTAGTTCCGGTCAGCTTTCGACAGATTATATTGAAATAGGTGGAGTTGGTGCTACTTTTTTTAATATGGGATTATTGGGCATCCTTTCTACGCTCTACATGTTGCTTCTGGGCGGAGAATTAAATGGACCTGTTCTAGGTGGAATTTTTTGTATAGTTGGTTTCGGTGCATTTGGGAAAAATATCAAAACGGTTATAGCCCCTATGATGGGCGCTACTTTAATGGCTTACTTTACTCTTTTTGAAATTCAAGATACAAAAATATTAATTGCTATTCTTTTTGTTACCACTCTTTCTCCTATAGCTGGTCACTACGGGGCAGTCGCTGGTTTTATTGCTGGTGCTCTTCATCTTACTTTAGTAGTAAATATAGGTTTTTTACAAGGCGGTATCAATCTTTATAACAATGGATTCGCAGCAGGTTTAGTTGCTGCTATTCTTGTTCCTTTTCTTGAGGCTCTAAATTATCACAAAGCAGGCCATGAGCTGTTGGAAAAAGAAGTCGATCCAGCGGATGAAGTTAAATTAAATCAATAA
- a CDS encoding PH domain-containing protein, with the protein MNYPLLKNQLPVSIKKVWKKTSLTTFVVFQLLGIGVISVFMYFEILSGMWNVVFSVYFVLVFVTYLLNFLLINYRYQYFRYEITSKEVVFQEGFIFRSITYVPFTRIQHIETEQGPFLRRENLMELVIHTAATAHHIAGLSIEDSEKLRQSLLLKVEEGTEDE; encoded by the coding sequence ATGAATTATCCTCTATTAAAAAATCAATTACCCGTATCGATAAAAAAAGTTTGGAAAAAAACAAGTTTAACTACTTTCGTAGTGTTCCAATTGCTGGGTATAGGCGTTATAAGTGTATTTATGTACTTTGAAATATTAAGTGGTATGTGGAATGTGGTGTTTAGTGTTTACTTTGTACTAGTATTTGTTACCTATTTATTGAATTTTCTTCTGATAAATTATCGTTATCAATATTTTCGTTATGAAATAACGAGTAAAGAGGTTGTTTTTCAAGAGGGGTTTATTTTTCGTTCCATCACATATGTCCCTTTTACTCGCATTCAACATATAGAAACGGAACAAGGTCCATTTTTAAGAAGAGAAAATTTGATGGAATTGGTTATTCACACTGCTGCAACTGCTCATCATATCGCAGGTCTCTCTATTGAAGATTCAGAAAAGTTGCGTCAAAGCCTATTGCTGAAAGTAGAGGAGGGAACTGAAGATGAATAG